One genomic region from Hoeflea algicola encodes:
- a CDS encoding SDR family NAD(P)-dependent oxidoreductase, with amino-acid sequence MGINIFSLTGRTAVVTGGSRGIGAAIVELFLRYGAKVVFCHARDDAEAQALTARLAGEGLSVSGQECDVADEAAVAAFAQFAKAELGHVDILVNSAGVSGDKAFEAITVADFDHMIDINLRGTFLMTQAFFSEMVERKFGRVINLASQLAYKGAPAMAHYCASKGGVVGFTRALSYDGAPHGVTVNAIAPGPIETAQLAGMTDGWRRLKHAELPIGRFGTVDEIAPVALLLASAAGSYFVGQTLSPNGGDVML; translated from the coding sequence TTGGGTATCAACATTTTCTCTCTCACCGGGCGCACGGCAGTCGTGACCGGTGGAAGCCGTGGCATCGGCGCCGCCATCGTAGAACTTTTCCTTCGCTACGGCGCCAAGGTCGTTTTTTGCCACGCCCGTGACGATGCCGAGGCACAGGCCCTAACAGCGCGGCTCGCCGGCGAAGGCCTTTCCGTATCCGGCCAGGAGTGCGACGTCGCCGACGAGGCGGCGGTTGCTGCCTTCGCGCAATTCGCAAAGGCTGAACTGGGTCATGTGGATATTCTGGTCAACAGCGCCGGAGTGAGTGGCGACAAGGCTTTCGAAGCGATCACGGTCGCGGACTTCGACCACATGATTGATATCAATCTGCGCGGAACGTTTCTGATGACGCAGGCATTTTTCTCAGAGATGGTCGAGCGAAAATTCGGCAGGGTAATCAATCTTGCCTCGCAGCTCGCCTATAAGGGTGCACCGGCGATGGCGCATTATTGCGCCTCTAAGGGTGGTGTCGTTGGCTTCACCAGGGCGCTTTCCTATGACGGCGCGCCCCATGGAGTGACGGTCAATGCCATCGCGCCTGGACCGATCGAAACGGCGCAACTTGCCGGAATGACGGATGGGTGGAGGCGCTTGAAACATGCCGAGCTGCCCATAGGCCGGTTCGGGACCGTCGACGAGATTGCGCCTGTAGCACTACTACTTGCCTCGGCGGCGGGCTCATATTTCGTTGGTCAGACACTGTCGCCTAACGGCGGCGACGTGATGCTCTGA
- the groEL gene encoding chaperonin GroEL: MLQHRPPFENQTLRRILHGADQLADLVELTLGPVGRAVLIDRGAAIPLVGDNGYAVATHFDIADPVAQCGVQTLRHLAWEMSRDFGDGAATAIVLARAVLAELVNMMDAGYDPQHLGEAVVRRAKAIAAQIEASAVTANDIGTLKAVATTAAGGDVELGGAIGEAFHAVGRAGTVIVEAGHGMGDEIETRPGMHFDSGWLSEDFVNEDALGKAIYDDAYILVASGRIDRFDDILPMLEVFSQRKKPLIVIAGEVAGEALATLVLNRRKSRALVCAVAAPGAGDWKTMNLGDIAAATGATLIGDETGHSLAQIKPAMVGRARRIEIGRSHTAIVGGGADPQTLEARMAHIRSEIASARYLAYDREQHELRLARLSGAIALLRIGAATKPIHDQRLEVAKRAVAATRSARAAGVVQGGGTSFFRAAVQAAAAASGNETELMAAKVLAGALGAPMRAIVSNRGRDAAHMVGLVALSSDTSTGYDAAGDRITNLHAAGIIDACEITVEALTRAVATAATLGSVAAATSPLSKQNNRGAA; the protein is encoded by the coding sequence ATGCTGCAGCACCGCCCCCCATTCGAAAACCAAACGCTTCGGCGCATCCTACACGGCGCAGATCAACTCGCCGATCTGGTCGAGTTGACGCTGGGACCAGTCGGTCGCGCCGTGCTGATTGATCGCGGCGCGGCAATACCCCTTGTAGGTGACAACGGCTATGCGGTCGCGACACACTTCGATATTGCCGACCCGGTGGCGCAATGCGGTGTCCAGACACTTCGCCACCTTGCCTGGGAAATGTCGCGCGATTTCGGAGATGGTGCGGCAACCGCGATCGTGCTTGCCCGTGCCGTTCTGGCCGAGCTGGTCAACATGATGGACGCAGGTTACGATCCGCAGCATCTCGGCGAGGCGGTCGTTCGCCGTGCCAAGGCGATTGCAGCGCAGATCGAAGCGAGCGCAGTAACGGCAAACGATATCGGCACGTTGAAAGCGGTTGCGACGACGGCAGCGGGAGGCGATGTCGAGTTGGGCGGCGCGATCGGTGAAGCCTTTCATGCTGTCGGCAGGGCAGGCACAGTCATCGTCGAAGCTGGGCACGGCATGGGCGATGAGATCGAGACGCGGCCGGGAATGCATTTCGATTCCGGGTGGCTTTCGGAGGATTTTGTCAACGAAGACGCACTGGGCAAGGCGATCTACGATGACGCCTATATCCTCGTCGCCAGTGGTCGCATCGATCGCTTCGACGACATCCTGCCGATGTTGGAAGTCTTTTCCCAGCGCAAGAAACCGTTGATCGTCATTGCCGGTGAGGTGGCTGGTGAAGCCCTGGCGACGCTGGTACTCAACCGGCGCAAGAGCAGAGCGCTGGTTTGCGCGGTGGCGGCGCCGGGCGCTGGCGACTGGAAAACCATGAACCTGGGCGATATCGCGGCGGCCACCGGCGCTACCTTGATCGGTGACGAGACAGGTCATAGCTTGGCCCAAATCAAGCCTGCAATGGTCGGGCGCGCCCGCCGGATTGAGATCGGCAGATCCCATACGGCGATTGTCGGCGGCGGTGCCGATCCACAAACGCTTGAAGCACGCATGGCCCACATCCGGAGCGAAATCGCAAGCGCGCGGTATCTCGCCTACGATCGTGAGCAGCATGAACTGCGGCTTGCCCGTCTTTCCGGTGCAATTGCCCTCTTGCGGATCGGCGCTGCAACAAAGCCCATACATGACCAAAGGTTGGAAGTAGCCAAACGTGCGGTTGCCGCCACAAGAAGCGCTCGCGCTGCCGGCGTGGTGCAGGGTGGCGGTACAAGCTTCTTTCGAGCTGCCGTTCAGGCGGCCGCAGCAGCAAGCGGCAACGAGACCGAACTGATGGCCGCCAAAGTCCTGGCGGGTGCGTTGGGCGCGCCGATGCGGGCCATCGTCTCCAACCGAGGGCGCGACGCCGCGCACATGGTCGGCCTCGTAGCCCTCTCCTCCGATACCTCAACCGGCTATGACGCCGCCGGCGATCGAATCACGAACCTGCATGCGGCCGGTATCATCGACGCATGCGAGATCACAGTCGAGGCGCTGACGCGAGCTGTCGCTACGGCTGCCACGCTTGGCTCGGTCGCGGCAGCGACTTCGCCTCTCTCGAAACAAAACAACCGGGGTGCTGCATGA
- a CDS encoding ABC transporter ATP-binding protein, producing MPEARTQTFQADVGSPAAPPMLEIVEATHRYGDVVALDGVTVVARQGEFLTILGESGSGKTTLLRIISGLERPTAARAVRIGGADVSELGASDRDCTTVFQHYALFPHMSVRENVEYGLKVRGVATDERRKRAMEALELVRLIHTSERRIHQLSGGERQRVALARAFVTRPSILLLDEPLGALDEKLRLDMQEELIAIQRNLGITFVYITHSQEEALTMSDRVLLMKSGEIAQEGHPTELFDRPNSAFAARFMGVENILEGVIEKVGLPYVTLNTGGHFITGLWCGKSMPRVGAKVVTGVRAERVRLSNANEAPLSANGISCRRRASVYKGKYLDLTLDTEIGPIRTRLWDVDAAPTEPTFIHWSHDTCTVMDP from the coding sequence ATGCCAGAGGCAAGAACCCAAACATTCCAGGCCGATGTCGGTTCACCAGCCGCGCCACCTATGCTCGAAATTGTAGAGGCGACGCATCGCTATGGTGATGTCGTGGCGCTCGACGGCGTGACCGTGGTTGCCCGACAGGGTGAATTCCTCACCATCCTTGGTGAAAGCGGCTCCGGCAAGACGACTCTGCTTCGCATCATTTCCGGGCTGGAGCGCCCAACCGCGGCCAGGGCGGTGCGTATCGGTGGCGCCGACGTGTCGGAGCTTGGCGCCAGCGATCGCGATTGCACAACGGTGTTCCAGCATTATGCCCTGTTCCCCCACATGTCTGTGCGTGAGAACGTGGAATATGGTCTGAAAGTGCGCGGCGTTGCGACTGATGAGCGCCGCAAGCGGGCCATGGAAGCACTTGAGCTGGTTCGTCTCATCCATACGTCGGAGCGGCGAATCCATCAATTGAGTGGTGGAGAACGTCAGCGAGTAGCGCTGGCACGTGCCTTTGTGACACGGCCTTCCATCCTGCTGCTCGATGAGCCGCTGGGGGCGCTCGACGAGAAGTTGCGCCTCGATATGCAGGAAGAGCTTATCGCCATTCAGCGCAACCTAGGCATTACTTTCGTCTACATCACCCACAGTCAGGAAGAAGCTTTGACCATGAGTGATCGCGTGCTTCTCATGAAGTCAGGCGAGATCGCCCAGGAGGGGCATCCGACCGAACTTTTTGACCGTCCGAACAGTGCTTTCGCGGCCAGGTTCATGGGCGTAGAGAATATTCTCGAAGGCGTCATCGAAAAGGTCGGCTTGCCTTACGTAACGCTCAATACGGGCGGCCATTTTATTACTGGCTTATGGTGTGGCAAATCCATGCCTCGCGTGGGGGCAAAGGTTGTGACAGGTGTTCGTGCCGAGCGTGTGCGTCTTTCGAATGCCAACGAAGCTCCTTTGTCGGCCAACGGGATTTCTTGCCGCCGCAGGGCCTCGGTTTACAAGGGCAAATACCTTGATCTGACACTGGATACGGAAATCGGTCCGATCCGGACCCGCCTCTGGGATGTCGACGCCGCGCCAACCGAACCCACCTTCATCCACTGGTCGCACGATACGTGCACCGTCATGGATCCCTGA
- a CDS encoding extracellular solute-binding protein produces the protein MSTVETKDFGMNRRSFLKSAGVSVAFAGSSLGFVSSGIAQETVLRAYGVTTAQMDDPSLISKATGIKLEFTPTDADIGVFMRDALANDIGETHDIMIFDGGTQDILGPQGFYAEIDETNPALDLWERTPDFWKKSDISVYDGKTYGVPILGNCDAFAYFADAIGANPNGQDEIPYSVLYEDDRTRGRVALDRVFSQSLACMANFLKVNGRLQIEDPANLTPEQAKAVVDYAVERKKAGTFRTLHNSFEEQVQLIQSREVDVLECWEPAVKEAEKTMKDEAPIYAYAVEGGKKWGHGAYIPKQALERGNGEAIYEVLNYFLGGEFRAYQARDRSYAGPNMDLGVEYAEKSGWSSEQVEELRATDKKISRKMSNPNAFWAKPTAPHAGVMEQEWQRFLSA, from the coding sequence ATGTCTACAGTAGAGACCAAGGACTTCGGTATGAACCGGCGTTCTTTTCTGAAATCTGCCGGCGTCAGTGTCGCCTTTGCCGGCTCCAGCCTCGGCTTCGTCAGCTCGGGAATTGCGCAGGAAACCGTGCTGCGGGCCTATGGCGTCACCACTGCGCAGATGGATGACCCCAGCCTGATCAGCAAGGCTACCGGTATCAAGCTGGAATTTACGCCGACGGATGCCGACATTGGCGTCTTTATGCGTGATGCACTCGCCAACGATATTGGCGAAACACACGACATCATGATCTTTGACGGCGGCACGCAGGATATCCTGGGGCCGCAGGGCTTCTATGCCGAGATCGACGAGACGAATCCGGCACTCGACCTTTGGGAGCGGACGCCGGATTTCTGGAAGAAATCCGACATTAGCGTCTATGACGGCAAGACCTATGGCGTGCCGATCCTCGGCAACTGCGATGCTTTTGCCTATTTCGCCGACGCCATCGGCGCCAACCCGAACGGTCAGGACGAAATCCCTTATTCAGTTCTATACGAAGACGACCGCACGCGCGGCCGCGTCGCGCTGGATAGAGTTTTCTCCCAGTCGCTCGCCTGCATGGCTAACTTCCTCAAGGTCAATGGACGCCTGCAGATCGAAGACCCGGCGAACCTGACGCCCGAGCAGGCCAAGGCCGTCGTCGACTATGCGGTCGAGCGCAAGAAGGCCGGCACATTCCGCACGCTGCACAACAGCTTTGAGGAGCAGGTACAGCTCATTCAAAGCCGCGAAGTCGATGTTCTCGAATGCTGGGAGCCTGCGGTGAAGGAAGCGGAAAAGACCATGAAGGACGAGGCTCCGATCTATGCCTACGCGGTTGAGGGCGGCAAGAAGTGGGGCCATGGCGCTTACATTCCGAAGCAGGCGCTGGAGCGCGGCAATGGCGAGGCCATCTACGAGGTCCTCAACTACTTCCTCGGCGGTGAGTTCAGGGCCTACCAAGCACGCGATCGCTCCTATGCCGGACCGAACATGGACCTGGGTGTGGAATATGCCGAAAAATCCGGGTGGAGCAGTGAGCAGGTCGAAGAACTGCGCGCAACCGATAAGAAGATCTCCCGCAAAATGTCGAACCCGAACGCCTTCTGGGCCAAGCCGACGGCACCCCATGCCGGCGTTATGGAACAGGAGTGGCAGCGCTTCCTGAGCGCCTGA
- a CDS encoding ABC transporter permease → MTALALSSPPRRRWRLPGTATGWFTGWFLLMWIGVVVLPLLIISTFSFFSMHQYQIVYDPTLATWTSLVDTGRWVVVLRTIRFAVSVTLLEILVAFPFALWLAKGCRSAAVRAGVITLLTIPFFIDASSRIIVWRSILGTNGVVNNLLVGSGLIDKPLAWLLYSDFSVSFGMFGSYFPTAVFPIFLTLSLIDDDLIKASFDLGASRLQTLRHVILPLAMPGIVGGIVFTFVPLMAAWIEPQLLGGGQVNLLGQSIQSALNNLNYPVAAALSTIVIAVLVLMLAVLVVSLRGRFKMSSLFQSVDG, encoded by the coding sequence ATGACCGCACTCGCTCTCTCATCACCGCCCCGTCGCCGCTGGCGGCTACCAGGCACCGCGACAGGCTGGTTCACGGGCTGGTTCCTTTTGATGTGGATCGGCGTGGTCGTGCTGCCTCTGCTAATCATATCGACGTTCAGCTTCTTCAGCATGCACCAGTATCAGATCGTTTACGATCCGACCCTCGCCACGTGGACCAGCCTTGTCGACACGGGACGCTGGGTGGTCGTGCTGCGGACGATCCGCTTCGCCGTGTCGGTGACGTTGCTTGAAATCCTGGTGGCATTCCCGTTTGCACTCTGGTTGGCCAAGGGTTGCCGCTCCGCTGCGGTCCGCGCTGGCGTCATCACGCTTTTGACTATCCCGTTTTTCATCGACGCCTCGTCGCGCATCATCGTCTGGCGTTCGATCCTGGGCACCAACGGAGTCGTCAACAACCTCCTCGTCGGCAGCGGCCTCATCGACAAGCCGCTGGCTTGGCTTCTCTATTCGGACTTCTCCGTCAGCTTCGGCATGTTCGGCAGCTATTTCCCGACCGCCGTTTTTCCGATCTTCCTGACACTTAGCCTGATCGACGACGATCTCATCAAGGCCAGTTTCGATCTGGGCGCCAGCCGTCTGCAGACCTTGCGCCACGTCATCCTGCCTTTGGCCATGCCTGGGATTGTGGGCGGCATCGTCTTCACCTTCGTGCCCCTGATGGCGGCTTGGATCGAACCGCAATTGCTCGGCGGAGGTCAGGTGAACCTGCTCGGTCAGTCCATCCAGAGCGCGCTGAACAACCTCAACTATCCCGTTGCGGCGGCACTCTCGACCATTGTCATTGCGGTGCTCGTCCTGATGCTCGCGGTGCTGGTCGTCAGCCTGCGTGGTCGCTTCAAAATGTCGTCCCTGTTCCAGAGCGTTGATGGCTAG
- a CDS encoding ABC transporter permease produces the protein MLDRIAEASAWNVVAIALGTIALALIYGPLIWLGVMSFSAEPLSGKPYPLTFAHYGMLFSNDKWHVPFVKSVVLGLVVALACMIIGTFLARALVRLKRPGGVLFVALLPLFVPGLTIGAALFIFLRTTLDLRLGMWSLFIGHMVWAFPFALLLILIVTIRFDVKLIQAAEDLGAKPLRCFLDIELPLLMPGISGAGIFGFLLSFNELLRSTFLRGSETTMPVYNWAMASAQQSQVPIVFSLSTLILAVTLPLMGGLFFILFARK, from the coding sequence TTGCTCGACCGGATCGCCGAAGCGTCGGCTTGGAATGTGGTGGCCATTGCGCTCGGAACGATCGCGCTCGCGCTAATCTATGGGCCGTTGATCTGGCTTGGTGTGATGTCGTTCAGCGCCGAACCGTTGTCCGGAAAACCCTATCCCTTGACGTTCGCCCATTACGGCATGTTGTTTTCGAACGACAAGTGGCACGTTCCCTTTGTCAAGAGCGTCGTTCTGGGCCTTGTCGTGGCTCTGGCGTGCATGATCATCGGCACTTTCCTGGCCCGCGCGCTTGTGCGGCTGAAAAGGCCGGGAGGCGTTTTGTTTGTCGCCCTATTGCCGTTGTTCGTTCCGGGTCTGACGATCGGGGCTGCCCTGTTTATCTTCCTGCGCACGACGCTCGATCTTCGCTTGGGTATGTGGTCGCTGTTCATCGGGCACATGGTCTGGGCCTTCCCGTTCGCGTTGCTTTTGATTTTGATCGTCACCATCCGCTTCGACGTGAAGCTGATCCAGGCGGCCGAGGATCTCGGCGCAAAGCCGCTGCGGTGCTTCCTCGATATCGAGTTGCCGTTGCTCATGCCCGGCATATCGGGAGCCGGCATCTTCGGCTTCCTGTTGTCGTTCAACGAGTTGCTGCGCTCTACCTTCCTGCGGGGCAGCGAGACGACAATGCCGGTCTACAATTGGGCGATGGCGTCGGCGCAGCAGTCGCAGGTGCCGATCGTATTCTCCCTCTCGACCCTCATTCTGGCCGTAACCTTGCCCTTGATGGGCGGCCTGTTCTTCATCCTTTTTGCGCGCAAATGA
- a CDS encoding carbon-nitrogen hydrolase family protein produces the protein MTNTVTVAVAQVPAKLGDVRANLNAMDGYLREAAAKKAKLLILPECYLSGYMFDDRAAAVAAAISANGSEIGEIVALCAKHDVEVVVGFLETNGGKLYNSAAVLGAAGVIGIHRKRHLPHLGADRFVDEPPGTELSLFETCVGKVGVAICYEIRFPEIMRSLALAGADFIALPTNWPVQSVLLAEQFTRVRAAENFIYLLVANRADTEGDATFLGQSQIVDPLGGVIANSGRSEGLLVASVDVARARNKTITIKAGEFEVSPFKDRRPATYRIS, from the coding sequence TTGACCAACACCGTAACCGTTGCCGTTGCCCAAGTTCCTGCCAAGCTTGGCGATGTCCGTGCCAATCTCAACGCCATGGACGGCTATCTGCGCGAAGCCGCCGCCAAGAAGGCGAAGCTGCTTATCCTACCTGAATGCTATCTGTCGGGTTATATGTTCGATGATCGCGCCGCTGCTGTCGCCGCGGCCATCTCCGCCAACGGTTCCGAGATTGGTGAGATTGTCGCCTTGTGCGCCAAGCACGACGTAGAGGTGGTCGTCGGCTTCCTTGAGACAAACGGGGGCAAGCTCTACAATTCGGCGGCCGTCCTGGGTGCGGCTGGCGTGATTGGCATCCATCGCAAGCGCCATCTTCCGCATCTCGGCGCCGACCGCTTCGTCGACGAGCCGCCGGGCACCGAATTGTCGCTGTTTGAGACGTGCGTAGGCAAGGTCGGCGTGGCCATCTGTTACGAGATCCGCTTCCCCGAAATCATGCGTTCGCTGGCCCTGGCTGGAGCGGACTTCATTGCTCTGCCGACCAACTGGCCTGTCCAATCGGTGCTACTGGCTGAGCAGTTCACGCGCGTGCGCGCCGCCGAGAACTTCATCTACCTGCTTGTTGCCAACCGAGCCGATACGGAAGGCGATGCCACCTTTCTCGGCCAGAGCCAGATAGTCGATCCGCTCGGAGGCGTGATCGCCAATTCCGGTCGTTCGGAAGGTCTTCTTGTTGCCAGCGTCGATGTCGCGCGCGCCCGCAACAAGACAATCACCATCAAGGCGGGAGAATTCGAGGTTTCTCCCTTCAAGGACCGCCGTCCCGCCACCTACCGGATTTCGTAA
- a CDS encoding mandelate racemase/muconate lactonizing enzyme family protein, whose protein sequence is MPITNVKAQAVHIPLKTPTRISTRILDKRDFVIVTVTCDESDLVGQGYSYLGTAGGRVAVAAVEDLLAPVLIGADTDDILGLWDRMYQETLLTGRRGVVVRALSAVDMALWDLAAKRRGMPIAVMLGSTARPIPAYASGGYYRPSEGSWTDNVSAEIRFNIANGFTDHKIKVGGLAIAEDADRVRAAIDAMGGEGRLGLDANNAYRDFSHALEAARAFERAAGHHGLWWFEEPLSPEDYEGHAKLSRVLDTRVATGEIHQTRYEFRHLLEERSTDLLQPDICVLGGVSEWLRVVKTAESFGLSIAPHWHANAHAPLAAAAPNCIAVEHFILEKDIYNFEAIMTPESRLKTGRNSVIVSNMPGFGVELDDEKVRFYSRHQ, encoded by the coding sequence ATGCCGATTACCAACGTCAAAGCGCAAGCTGTCCATATTCCGTTGAAGACGCCGACGCGCATTTCCACGCGTATCCTCGACAAGCGCGACTTTGTCATCGTCACCGTGACCTGCGACGAGAGCGATCTCGTCGGCCAGGGTTATAGCTACTTGGGAACCGCGGGCGGCCGCGTTGCGGTGGCGGCGGTCGAAGACCTTCTGGCGCCAGTGCTTATCGGAGCTGACACCGACGATATCCTCGGCCTGTGGGACAGGATGTATCAGGAGACACTGCTGACCGGTCGGCGCGGCGTGGTGGTTCGCGCCCTGTCCGCCGTCGATATGGCGCTGTGGGACCTCGCCGCCAAGCGGCGGGGAATGCCGATTGCGGTGATGCTGGGCAGCACCGCAAGGCCCATTCCGGCATACGCATCAGGCGGTTACTATCGCCCGAGCGAAGGTTCGTGGACTGATAACGTCAGCGCCGAAATCCGCTTCAACATAGCCAACGGTTTCACCGATCACAAGATCAAGGTCGGTGGCTTGGCGATCGCCGAGGATGCCGACCGGGTACGCGCGGCCATCGACGCGATGGGCGGAGAGGGCAGGCTGGGGCTCGACGCCAACAACGCCTACCGAGATTTCAGCCACGCCCTAGAGGCAGCTCGCGCATTCGAGCGGGCAGCGGGTCACCATGGCCTGTGGTGGTTCGAGGAGCCCTTGTCACCGGAGGACTATGAAGGTCATGCCAAGCTGAGCCGGGTCCTCGATACCCGAGTGGCGACCGGCGAAATCCATCAAACGCGCTACGAGTTCCGACACCTGCTGGAGGAACGTTCGACGGACCTGCTGCAGCCCGACATCTGCGTTCTGGGCGGTGTCAGCGAATGGCTGCGCGTCGTCAAGACGGCTGAAAGCTTCGGCCTCAGCATAGCTCCTCACTGGCACGCCAACGCCCACGCGCCGCTGGCGGCTGCAGCGCCCAACTGCATCGCGGTGGAGCATTTCATCCTGGAGAAGGACATCTACAATTTCGAGGCGATCATGACGCCCGAGAGCCGCCTGAAGACAGGTCGCAATTCTGTCATCGTTAGTAACATGCCGGGGTTTGGCGTGGAGCTGGACGACGAGAAAGTGCGCTTTTACAGCAGACACCAATAA
- a CDS encoding aspartate aminotransferase family protein, with translation MNTEELHRWDLAHVVHPWSYAGPSLMIAKAKGTRYWDVDGKEYLDALGGIQNCSVGHSRPELIEAAKAQMERLEYVPMHWNFTNEPAVRLARTIAELAPADLNQTYFVSSGSEATESAVKLMRRYHYLRGDTKRATILCLKQGYHGATILATAATGFENLQQGFGPLPGGIKFLTPPHVYRSELFGGEDPVEFCIRQLKQVIADEGGDTIAAIMAEPVLTVGGVIVPPAEYWPAVSEICRQHGILLVADEVVTGFGRTGAWFAGPELGMLPDAIVFGKGVSSGHFPLSGVIMSDTIAEVIKSAPDGLMHGFTYCGHPVGCAVASRNIEVLQENKLLENSKEVGGYLLGTLKEKLRDSPIVGDIRGYGMLLAVELVSDKATREPLQFKRQLLADRIRNEHAVVVRSIGANIIIAPPLILGRSEADTIAHALEEVISTTNTDGTSL, from the coding sequence ATGAACACTGAAGAACTACACCGTTGGGATCTGGCCCATGTCGTCCACCCTTGGAGCTATGCTGGTCCGTCGCTGATGATCGCAAAGGCGAAGGGGACGAGGTACTGGGATGTTGATGGCAAGGAATATTTGGACGCACTAGGCGGTATCCAGAACTGCTCCGTCGGCCATAGCCGCCCCGAGTTGATTGAAGCTGCCAAGGCGCAGATGGAGCGCCTGGAATATGTACCCATGCATTGGAACTTCACCAACGAGCCAGCGGTTCGGCTCGCCCGGACAATCGCGGAACTGGCACCAGCTGACCTGAACCAGACCTATTTCGTCAGTAGCGGTTCAGAAGCGACCGAAAGTGCGGTCAAGCTGATGCGGCGTTATCATTACCTGCGGGGCGATACTAAACGCGCGACCATTCTCTGCCTGAAGCAGGGTTATCATGGCGCGACGATCCTCGCGACCGCTGCTACGGGTTTCGAGAATCTCCAGCAGGGTTTCGGGCCGCTTCCTGGCGGTATCAAGTTCCTCACTCCGCCGCATGTCTACCGTAGTGAGTTGTTCGGCGGCGAAGATCCAGTCGAATTCTGCATCCGACAGTTGAAGCAGGTGATCGCTGACGAGGGCGGCGATACGATCGCTGCAATAATGGCTGAACCTGTTCTGACCGTCGGTGGTGTAATCGTACCACCTGCCGAATATTGGCCGGCAGTGTCTGAAATTTGCCGCCAGCATGGTATCCTCCTCGTCGCGGATGAAGTCGTCACCGGATTTGGTCGTACGGGGGCTTGGTTCGCCGGACCAGAACTCGGCATGTTGCCAGACGCTATCGTCTTCGGAAAGGGTGTTAGCAGTGGTCATTTTCCACTCAGCGGCGTGATCATGTCCGACACGATTGCCGAAGTGATAAAGTCGGCTCCCGACGGGCTGATGCATGGCTTCACGTATTGCGGCCATCCGGTGGGCTGCGCGGTGGCGAGCCGTAACATCGAGGTGCTTCAGGAAAACAAGCTGCTTGAGAACTCCAAGGAAGTCGGCGGCTATCTGCTGGGTACTCTGAAAGAGAAGCTCAGGGATTCTCCGATCGTCGGCGACATTCGTGGCTATGGCATGCTTCTGGCGGTTGAGCTGGTCTCCGACAAGGCGACGCGTGAGCCATTGCAGTTCAAGCGACAACTGCTTGCCGACCGCATCCGAAATGAGCATGCGGTCGTTGTTCGCAGCATCGGCGCGAACATCATCATCGCACCGCCGTTGATCCTGGGCCGCTCCGAAGCCGACACTATCGCCCACGCTCTGGAGGAGGTCATAAGCACAACCAACACTGACGGAACGAGCCTATGA